In the Sarcophilus harrisii chromosome 3, mSarHar1.11, whole genome shotgun sequence genome, one interval contains:
- the PDHA1 gene encoding pyruvate dehydrogenase E1 component subunit alpha, somatic form, mitochondrial isoform X2, producing the protein MRKMLAVVSRVLTGASQKPVGRVLLASRNFANDATFDIKKCDIHRLEEGPPTTAVLTREEGLKYYKIMQTVRRMELKADQLYKQKIIRGFCHLYDGQEACCMGLEAGINPTDHVITAYRAHGFTYTRGLPVREILAELTGRRGGCAKGKGGSMHMYAKNFYGGNGIVGAQVPLGAGIALACKYNEKDEICLTLYGDGAANQGQIFEAYNMAALWKLPCIFICENNRYGMGTSVERAAASTDYYKRGDFIPGIRVDGMDVLCVREATKFAAAYCRSGKGPMLMELQTYRYHGHSMSDPGVSYRTREEIQEVRSKSDPIMLLKDRMVNNNLASIEELKEIDVEVRKEIEDAAQFATADPEPPLEELGYHIYSRDPPFEVRGANQWIKYKSVS; encoded by the exons ATGCGAAAAATGCTCGCCGTCGTTTCCCGCGTGCTGACGGGCGCCTCCCAGAAACCG GTTGGAAGAGTGCTACTGGCATCCCGTAACTTTGCAAATGATGCTACCTTTGATATTAAG AAATGTGACATTCATCGGCTTGAGGAAGGCCCTCCCACCACAGCAGTTCTCACTAGAGAGGAAGGACTCAAATACTATAAGATCATGCAGACTGTCCGTCGGATGGAATTGAAAGCAGACCAGCTATATAAGCAAAAGATTATCCGTGGGTTTTGCCACTTGTATGATGGACAG GAAGCTTGTTGTATGGGGCTTGAAGCTGGCATAAATCCTACAGATCATGTTATTACAGCCTATCGAGCTCATGGCTTTACATATACTCGTGGACTTCCTGTTCGAGAAATTTTGGCAGAGCTTACAG GAAGAAGAGGGGGATGTGCTAAAGGAAAGGGAGGATCTATGCACATGTACGCCAAGAACTTCTACGGCGGCAATGGCATTGTTGGAGCTCAG GTACCTCTAGGAGCTGGTATTGCCCTCGCCTGTAAGTACAATGAAAAAGATGAGATTTGTTTGACTTTGTATGGAGATGGTGCTGCTAATCAG GGTCAGATATTTGAAGCTTACAATATGGCAGCTTTGTGGAAATTGCCTTGTATTTTCATTTGTGAGAATAACCGATATGGAATGGGAACTTCTGTAGAGAGAGCAGCAGCCAGCACTGACTATTACAAAAGAGGGGACTTTATTCCAGGAATAAGG GTAGATGGTATGGATGTTCTGTGTGTTCGTGAAGCAACAAAATTTGCAGCTGCCTACTGTAGATCAGGAAAG GGCCCCATGTTGATGGAACTACAGACATATCGTTATCACGGACACAGCATGAGTGATCCTGGTGTCAG TTATCGCACTCGGGAAGAAATTCAGGAAGTGAGGAGTAAGAGTGATCCTATCATGCTTCTAAAAGACAGAATGGTGAACAACAATCTTGCCAGTATTGAAGAATTAAAG GAAATTGATGTTGAAGTAAGGAAAGAGATTGAGGATGCTGCCCAGTTTGCTACAGCGGATCCAGAACCACCTTTGGAAGAATTAGGCTATCATATCTACTCCAGAGATCCACCTTTTGAAGTtcgaggagcaaatcagtggatCAAGTACAAATCTGTCAGCTAA
- the PDHA1 gene encoding pyruvate dehydrogenase E1 component subunit alpha, somatic form, mitochondrial isoform X1, whose product MRKMLAVVSRVLTGASQKPGAASEVGRVLLASRNFANDATFDIKKCDIHRLEEGPPTTAVLTREEGLKYYKIMQTVRRMELKADQLYKQKIIRGFCHLYDGQEACCMGLEAGINPTDHVITAYRAHGFTYTRGLPVREILAELTGRRGGCAKGKGGSMHMYAKNFYGGNGIVGAQVPLGAGIALACKYNEKDEICLTLYGDGAANQGQIFEAYNMAALWKLPCIFICENNRYGMGTSVERAAASTDYYKRGDFIPGIRVDGMDVLCVREATKFAAAYCRSGKGPMLMELQTYRYHGHSMSDPGVSYRTREEIQEVRSKSDPIMLLKDRMVNNNLASIEELKEIDVEVRKEIEDAAQFATADPEPPLEELGYHIYSRDPPFEVRGANQWIKYKSVS is encoded by the exons ATGCGAAAAATGCTCGCCGTCGTTTCCCGCGTGCTGACGGGCGCCTCCCAGAAACCG GGAGCTGCTAGTGAG GTTGGAAGAGTGCTACTGGCATCCCGTAACTTTGCAAATGATGCTACCTTTGATATTAAG AAATGTGACATTCATCGGCTTGAGGAAGGCCCTCCCACCACAGCAGTTCTCACTAGAGAGGAAGGACTCAAATACTATAAGATCATGCAGACTGTCCGTCGGATGGAATTGAAAGCAGACCAGCTATATAAGCAAAAGATTATCCGTGGGTTTTGCCACTTGTATGATGGACAG GAAGCTTGTTGTATGGGGCTTGAAGCTGGCATAAATCCTACAGATCATGTTATTACAGCCTATCGAGCTCATGGCTTTACATATACTCGTGGACTTCCTGTTCGAGAAATTTTGGCAGAGCTTACAG GAAGAAGAGGGGGATGTGCTAAAGGAAAGGGAGGATCTATGCACATGTACGCCAAGAACTTCTACGGCGGCAATGGCATTGTTGGAGCTCAG GTACCTCTAGGAGCTGGTATTGCCCTCGCCTGTAAGTACAATGAAAAAGATGAGATTTGTTTGACTTTGTATGGAGATGGTGCTGCTAATCAG GGTCAGATATTTGAAGCTTACAATATGGCAGCTTTGTGGAAATTGCCTTGTATTTTCATTTGTGAGAATAACCGATATGGAATGGGAACTTCTGTAGAGAGAGCAGCAGCCAGCACTGACTATTACAAAAGAGGGGACTTTATTCCAGGAATAAGG GTAGATGGTATGGATGTTCTGTGTGTTCGTGAAGCAACAAAATTTGCAGCTGCCTACTGTAGATCAGGAAAG GGCCCCATGTTGATGGAACTACAGACATATCGTTATCACGGACACAGCATGAGTGATCCTGGTGTCAG TTATCGCACTCGGGAAGAAATTCAGGAAGTGAGGAGTAAGAGTGATCCTATCATGCTTCTAAAAGACAGAATGGTGAACAACAATCTTGCCAGTATTGAAGAATTAAAG GAAATTGATGTTGAAGTAAGGAAAGAGATTGAGGATGCTGCCCAGTTTGCTACAGCGGATCCAGAACCACCTTTGGAAGAATTAGGCTATCATATCTACTCCAGAGATCCACCTTTTGAAGTtcgaggagcaaatcagtggatCAAGTACAAATCTGTCAGCTAA